Proteins found in one Hirundo rustica isolate bHirRus1 chromosome Z, bHirRus1.pri.v3, whole genome shotgun sequence genomic segment:
- the LOC120765096 gene encoding V-type proton ATPase subunit S1-like protein isoform X2, with product MDGSAALRLLLLLACAGLGGSEEKSPGGNSSHEFSDQDSLQRNGQRYNGHVTPKFNVSQVAIAQVVRHNLSRGGQWKGAPWRPFPHNHYSPLNVTVNGTPCILFWAKRIMIRFENHTQLDLTERTFGVHATVDVGDSNCSEDSAMLSLKFGDIGNLKGFVIRLLLTTSYYQLSVQNWFSLHRLQLLYNHSVQATFNATGIHAPATYSFHCEHVSSLQRYDALLVPSSANDLSQLWEVTFIDFQIQGFNVQEGHFAYARDCASFFSPAILMGLVMSLILLLVLAYALHMLIHLKSLDRHYECKASPAYFAQMKDSDMGDEKEPLRNSGNESYELRNQQFGKIYI from the exons TTCACATGAATTTTCAGATCAAGATTCTCTCCAGAGAAATG GTCAGCGTTACAATGGTCATGTGACGCCAAAGTTTAATGTCAGTCAAGTGGCAATTGCACAG GTTGTCAGGCACAACTTGAGCAGGGGAGGACAGTGGAAAGGGGCACCCTGGAGGCCATTCCCCCACAACCACTACAGCCCCCTGAACGTCACCGTCAACGGCACCCCCTGCATCCTGTTCTGGGCCAAGAGGATCATGATCAGGTTTGAGAACCACACCCAGCTGGATTTGACAGAGAGGACCTTTGGTGTCCATGCCACCGTGGACGTTGGGGACTCAAACTGCAGCGAGGACAGTGCCAT GCTTTCCTTGAAGTTTGGTGACATTGGCAATCTAAAGGGATTTGTTATCAG GCTCTTGTTAACCACCAGCTACTACCAGCTGTCTGTGCAGAACTGGTTCAGCTtgcacaggctgcagctgctgtacAACCACTCTGTGCAGGCGACGTTCAACGCCACGGGGATCCACGCGCCGGCCACTTACTCCTTCCACTGCGAGCATGTCAGCAGCCTGCAGAGATACGATGCTCTCCTCGTCCCCAGCTCTGCAAACgacctctcccagctctgggaggtCACTTTCATTGACTTCCAG ATTCAAGGTTTTAATGTTCAAGAAGGACATTTTGCCTATGCTAGAGACTGTGcatccttcttctccccagcaaTCCTGATGGGGCTGGTGATGTCCCTGATTCTGCTGCTGGTCCTGGCCTATGCTCTGCACATGCTCATCCACCTGAAATCTCTTGACAGGCACTATGAATGCAAAGCTTCTCCTGCCTATTTTGCACAGATGAAAGACAGTGACATGGGAGATGAGAAGGAGCCACTCAGAAACAGTGGAAATGAGTCCTATGAACTCAGGAACCAACAGTTTGGTAAAATCTATATCTAG